The genomic segment TCCCCGACCGCCTCCGACCCTACCTCTCTGAAGCCTCTGAGGTGACATCGAGAGGGGCCGTTGGCGGCACAAAGGCCCGTACCCCGCAGTAGGGGTACGGGCCACCGGGACCTTGGTCCCGATTACGCACTGTCAGCTGCGCAGATGTGCCAGGGAGGCGCCCATAAGAGCGGCCCTTTCGGCGTCCGAGGGCACGTGCTCGAAGCCGAAGCCGAGGAGCACGCTGTCACGCGCTGTGACCGCCGCGAAGGAGCGGAAGAGCTCGCCGGTCCGCGCCCAGTCGCCTGTGATATTGGGGCTTCCGGCCGGGGGCGGCGCAACGCTCCAGGAGCCGAGCGAGGTCTCGAATCCCTCGGTCTCCGTGGCGTTGCCGTTGATGACGATTTGCGCGTTGTCGGCGAAGAGGCCGCGGCCTCCGGTCGAGGGGTCGGTGACGGAGCTGAGCGCCACCTCGATCTTCTTGCCCGCGTAGGGGCTGAGGTCGAAGGCGACGGGCTTCCAGCCGCCGGAGGAGCCGGTGAAGCTGTTCCAGGTGCCGCTGGTGCCGGACGCCGTGCAGCTGTCGGCACCGACCGTCAGGTAGTGCCGCAGGAACGGGTGGCCGTTGACGAAGAAGCCGGCCGCGCACTCGGCGGGGACGGCGGCGGACGAGTTGCCGTTCTTGTCGGGCAGCGTCGTCCAGTCGTCGGCTCCGGTGGTATGCGCCTCCAGCAGGCCGTGGTCGTAACCGGTCTCCAGGTTCCAGTTGAGGGCGAGGCGCAGCTCGGGCGCGTCGGCCGCCGTGACGCCGGTCAGGTCGATGGTGCGGGTGAGCCGCTTCCAGTCCTGGTCGGCGTGGGTGGCGGAGGCCATGCCCTGGCCCTCGAAGGGTGCGTACGGGTTGGTGAGGCCGGGGTAGGAGCCCGCGGCCGCGCTCTTGAACTGCGGGAACTTGTCGGCGGGCAGCGTCTCGGAGGTGACGGCGAAGCGGCCTGCCTTGTCCAGCGGGTTGGTGTCGGTGCCGGCGAGCGGCGTGGTCACCCCGGAGAGTGCGCCGCTCCCCTTGAAGCTGGTGACGCCCGGCGCGTTGAGCCGCTGGTAGGCGCCCAGGTAGTACTGCGCGAAGTCGTCCGTAAGGGCTTCGCCGAGGTCGACGTTGCCGCCGGTGCGCTCGCCGGACTCGATGAGCTTGCCGCCCTCGTTGAGGTAGTCGCGCAGGGCGAGTTGGGTGGGCGCGCCGGGGACGGGGTCGCCGGTGTAGTGGACGACGGCGGAGAAGTGCGACAGGACGCCGAGCGGGTGCGGGACGCCCTGCTTGGCGACGTCCCAGACGGCGGCGGTGCGTCCGTTGGCCTTGATGGCGTCGACGTACTTCTGGGTCTGGGTGGCCGTCGCGCCCTCCTCGGCGACGACGAGCGTGTTCGCCTTGGGGCGCTCGGCGACGGTGTAGGTGAAGTGCTCGCTCGTGGTGCGGCCCTTCTCGGCGCGTCCGGTGAACCACACCTCCACCTTGTCGCCGACGCGCGCGCCCTCGATCTCGGCGCGGTACTCGTCGAAGTGAAGGTTGTCGTCGCCGCCGTAGGTCTCGCCGCCCTTCCAGGCCTTGAGGTCCTCATCGTGCGTGCGGCCGCCGTTGATCCGGTAGTTGAGCTCCTTGTCGCGCACCGACTTGCGGGCGGTGACGGCGACTTCCTGGTCGCCTCCGCGGGCGTAGGAGGTGGTGAAGGAGTCGGGGGTGAAGTCGGGGGCCTCGATGCCGGTGACGGAGACCGGCTGGTCGGGGTGGAGCGCCGTCTCGGCGACGGCGAGCGCGAACGGGACGTTCTTGGCGAACTCCTGCTGGATCAGCTTCTCGTCGTCCGGGAAGGTGAAGATCGAGGCGCAGTCCTCGGGCTTCCACGCGTCGTTGGGGTCCACGTTCGACGCGGTCTGGCAGGTGGACATCTCCGGGGTGAACATCGAGATGCCGTTGACGTTGCCCGCGTGGCCGTCGGCCTCACCGTTGGTGGTGTACAGCTCGGAGGAGACCTGTGGGTGGTAGCCGGGGACGGCGGGCTTCTCCGGGGTGCCGTTCAGCGCGCGGTAGAGCACGTCGTCCGGGGTCGGCGTGGCGACCTGCCAGCCCACTCCGTAGAGGAGCAGTTCGGCCGCGGAGTGGTAGTTGATGCCGTACGTGAAGCCGATGCGCTTCTGGAAGCGGTCGAGCGCCTTGGTCTCGGGCTCGGACATCGGGCCCGTGCCGCGGTACGTCTCGGAGGACGGCTCCGGGGACGAGCCCTCGTTGTCGTAGCCCCACTTGTAGGCGAAGTTGCGGTTGAGGTCGACGCCGTCGCCCGGCGCGATCCTGCCGTCGCCGTCGATGTCGCGCAGGTTCTTGCGCCACTGGCGGTTGCCGCCGACGGCGTGCGTGTAGTCGTAGCCGTCGGGGTTGGCGGACAGCACGAACCACAGCTCGGTGGAGTCCACGAGCCTGGTGATGCGCTTGTCCTTGCCGTAGTTGTCCAGGTAGTGGTGCATGAGGCGGCGGGTCATCTCGGGGGTGATCCACTCGCGCGCGTGCTGGTTGGACATGTACAGCGTGGAGGGCTTGGAGCCGTCCTTGGACTTCTTGGCGTTCTTGGAGAGCTTCAGGGCGAGGATGTCCTTGCCCTGGAGGGTCTTGCCGATGGAGACGACCTTGGTGATGCCGGGGTTCGCCTGCCCGGTCTTGACGATCTCCTCCTGGAGACCGCCCTTTCCGCTGTACGGACGGAAAACGCCGTCCCCCGCGGCCTTGAGCCGCTTCTGCGTCGCCGCCGACACCTTGTGTTCGCTGAGCTCGACGCCCTTGCGTTCGATGGCCTTGGCCTGGCCCTTGGTCAAATACAGCTCGACGCGGCCGGTGCCGCTCTCGGGTGTCTGCCCGGCGAGTTCGTGGGCGTCCTGGCCGGCCTCGACGAGAATGGGTATCTGCTTCTTGGTGACCTCTGCCTGGTAGACCTGCAGGGCCGCCGGATCGTCGGCGGCCGGGGCCTGGCCCGGGCCGCTGGCCTGGGCGGTCGGTGCGGCGGCGAGGCCGCCGATGAGCAGTGCGCCGGTGGCGAGAACGGATCTCGCGCTCGCTCTTCGTCTCATGAGCCCCCCTTGCGGTTGTCCGGCACAGATATGCCGGATGCCAGGCTCGTGACAGTGCATGATCATGTCAATACGGCGGGTGAAGGCGTGCGGGACAGGCATGCGAAAGCCGCCGGTGCC from the Streptomyces venezuelae genome contains:
- a CDS encoding M14 family metallopeptidase, with the translated sequence MRRRASARSVLATGALLIGGLAAAPTAQASGPGQAPAADDPAALQVYQAEVTKKQIPILVEAGQDAHELAGQTPESGTGRVELYLTKGQAKAIERKGVELSEHKVSAATQKRLKAAGDGVFRPYSGKGGLQEEIVKTGQANPGITKVVSIGKTLQGKDILALKLSKNAKKSKDGSKPSTLYMSNQHAREWITPEMTRRLMHHYLDNYGKDKRITRLVDSTELWFVLSANPDGYDYTHAVGGNRQWRKNLRDIDGDGRIAPGDGVDLNRNFAYKWGYDNEGSSPEPSSETYRGTGPMSEPETKALDRFQKRIGFTYGINYHSAAELLLYGVGWQVATPTPDDVLYRALNGTPEKPAVPGYHPQVSSELYTTNGEADGHAGNVNGISMFTPEMSTCQTASNVDPNDAWKPEDCASIFTFPDDEKLIQQEFAKNVPFALAVAETALHPDQPVSVTGIEAPDFTPDSFTTSYARGGDQEVAVTARKSVRDKELNYRINGGRTHDEDLKAWKGGETYGGDDNLHFDEYRAEIEGARVGDKVEVWFTGRAEKGRTTSEHFTYTVAERPKANTLVVAEEGATATQTQKYVDAIKANGRTAAVWDVAKQGVPHPLGVLSHFSAVVHYTGDPVPGAPTQLALRDYLNEGGKLIESGERTGGNVDLGEALTDDFAQYYLGAYQRLNAPGVTSFKGSGALSGVTTPLAGTDTNPLDKAGRFAVTSETLPADKFPQFKSAAAGSYPGLTNPYAPFEGQGMASATHADQDWKRLTRTIDLTGVTAADAPELRLALNWNLETGYDHGLLEAHTTGADDWTTLPDKNGNSSAAVPAECAAGFFVNGHPFLRHYLTVGADSCTASGTSGTWNSFTGSSGGWKPVAFDLSPYAGKKIEVALSSVTDPSTGGRGLFADNAQIVINGNATETEGFETSLGSWSVAPPPAGSPNITGDWARTGELFRSFAAVTARDSVLLGFGFEHVPSDAERAALMGASLAHLRS